In Pomacea canaliculata isolate SZHN2017 linkage group LG12, ASM307304v1, whole genome shotgun sequence, a single genomic region encodes these proteins:
- the LOC112576621 gene encoding uncharacterized protein LOC112576621, producing MQEQDKDTQLGSQLLSPNITEEIIKDFVYGKFRLDPADLRALLQILETAETSWKHPSLGCLVHQNSLKEQHSEENAELSSTVVHQAFEESGGVKFADTEKVLDIGNLDEGELESSGTSDKTLLIPDIKKFWKSFDFPVCIVKVFYEEEITDPDTGLRHKIFR from the exons ATGCAGGAACAGGATAAAGACACACAATTAGGATCACAGCTCTTATCTCCTAATATCACAGAGGAAATTATTAAGGATTTTGTGTATGGCAAGTTCAGATTAGACCCTGCAGATCTCCGGGCTCTTCTCCAAATTCTGGAGACTGCTGAAACATCTTGGAAACATCCCAGTCTTGGATGCCTGGT GCACCAGAACTCATTAAAAGAGCAGCATTCAGAG GAGAATGCTGAGCTAAGTTCCACTGTTGTACATCAGGCTTTTGAGGAAAGTGGTGGAGTCAAGTTTGCTGATACAGAAAAAGTACTAGACATAGGCAACCTTGATGAG GGTGAGTTGGAGTCCTCTGGAACATCTGACAAAACATTGTTGATtccagacataaaaaaattttggaaatCTTTCGACTTTCCGGTCTGCATTGTCAAGGTGTTTTATGAAGAG GAAATTACGGACCCAGACACTGGTCtaagacataaaatatttagatGA